The segment ttatcgtgcacaagatcgtccgatagcagttatatatcattttatatatacggccatagttacattttttgtaaaaaaaaagtttgttgttgtagtacacaccctagaacaatgaaatccggaaaaaaatgtatgccatccgatttctacacttccaacttaaagttctatataggtttttatcgtgcacaagatcgcccgatagcagttatatatcattttatatatacggctatagtaactttttttgtaaaaaaaaagtttgttgttgtagtacacaccctagaacgatgaaatccggaaaaaaatgtatgccatccgatttctacacttccaacttaaagttctatataggtttttatcgtgcacaagatcgtccgatagcacttatatatcattttatatatatgaccatagtaacattttttgaatgttttttattaaaaggcattctgtaacgatataatcccaattatatttatattttatcagatttgttcctttccacatttatacacatattttaattgatcaaaaatattttttttaatgtaaatcatgaaaatcaatttttttgatttttttccacgtgcttaaacacatattgaaaatgtaaataatgaaaacgagtttttgcgtcttttccacgtgcagaaacacatatttgtaaacaaaaataactcaccacaccaaaaaaaatgtttattttgataaaacagctgttacggtttgtttttcgtcgggttgttttatttatgtgcatatagaaactagggttctatagttgaaacgaaaagtcgacttttcgactttttgcattttatgaaaagtcgactttttgcattttatgaaaagttgacatttcgacattttgcattttattaattaaaagtcaatttttcgacttttcgacttttttcatttaattaaaagtcgatttttcgacttttaatattttataactttttcaacttttgccgaccagagttaaaaatttataaagttgctagaggcgtaaatttataatgttgccatttaacattatattattattattatttatttattattattattattattattaaaattattaataaaaaaaattatttatattttttatatttgttgcaattttttgagttttttgacttctttctattttcgactttttccgactttttcgactattttcgactttttccgaatttttcgacttctttcgactttttccggcttttttcgactttccagcttttcgactttttttgactctttccgacttttatttaaaaagtcgacttttcgattttttcatagacaatagtcgagttatcgacttttttggaacaaaatagtcgacttcgacttttttcgacaaaaagtcgtttgttcgattattcgaaagtcgatttatagaaccctaatagaAACTTCTGCTTAAGATTTGTTGTTATACAAATTcctaattttaaacttaattttttttctatgaaaatgcaaatttattttttcagaataaaaatatacttattaatttattttgggcacaatttaatactttttaaaatttatggtttGTTTTCTTCACTCCCTTTCTAAAGTAGACATATGTCATATGGCAATACTAGTCATttgtaatgaatgaaaaaacaaaacaaaaaagatggAAAACTAAATGTCAAATCAACGCGTGCTGTTTTactaatttgtcaaaaataaaagatcaaataatttcctaaaagtaaaaataaattttgaaataaaatgtctACAAGCCGGGATTACGCGGAACTGCGAAATGatgaaaaattcataaaatgtgTTGAGAATTTCGACAATTCCATGGATAAAATTGAAGCTTCTATACTGACGGCCGTGggtttaaaagattttgaagAATTATCTACAgaggaaaaagttaaattggACAACTATTTGGCTTATTCCATTAATTCATTGTATTGGATGTATGTTAAGCTACAAGGACAAGATCCAAATGAGgtaagataaaaaaattcaaaagcgAATTTTATATATcctaaaaaagaatttaaattccATAATAATTCCATTATTAGCCTGAATGAGCTATGTTAGAGCTTAAAAACTTTcaatttgaaatcaatttttatcataatactATTAACATATTTCAGTAGAAATgatttatatacccttcaccttcgtcttcaccgtctgtttgtctgtccgtctgtctgttgaaatcagtttttagaggacccagatatcggcgagatccgaatcttcaataattctgttagacatgctttcgagaagatcgctatttaaaatcagcataattggtcggtaaataacggagatatgagcaaaaatccgagacaacctctgaaaatttcatcaaaaaatttcatatttttctcatgctttgttaaaaaagcaacaacaacactgtatattagaaaaagatgtacacgtgtgtgtagatgtatttggttttattcagcagtgtatttttttttttttttttttgtatgtttggatgctgttggcgtcattgcgttgtttattttgtttttctgtgtttttcggtatgtatgtttagatgtcggttgatttagatgccttgtgtattttgttttttatttcgtttagcattgttgttgttcattttgttttgcttttggtgtaatgtagtcggaaaaaaatttatatatattttaccaTATCGCTTTTACGCTTGACATAATCCAAAAAAGGTcgaatatttacattttacaaacaaatcaggtttttcgaaaaattaaatCTGTTTGCTTgtatttttttcgacaaaagaTATATCtcaggccaaaaataataataaatttttatgaaagacTTTGGTATCAAAgactatagatatatatatatatatatttagagtCTTTGTTAGTATGTTGTAGCCCTCAGTTATTAATTATATCAGTCTTCAGATAAATGAGTGCATATTGCaccatataaaaacatattcatattctagtatatggctttaatttatatttttttcaatttctcttAATTTTAGCACGGAATCAAAAATGAACTATCCCGCGTGAGACAAACGATTTTACGCGACAAACAAATATATGAAAGGAATACCATTAGACCTGTTTTAGATAAGGCTGCTGCTGGACGTTTCATTAAACATGGTATACACACACGTTTTGATAAAGATGAAGAAAGAATACAAAAcgagaattaaaaatttattatatataaaaaaatataagtgtTTAAGTAAGAACTTTTTATAACaagttataattaataaataataatcattaagaaaaattaattaatcagGATAACCACCAAATTggtattttattcaaaaattc is part of the Lucilia cuprina isolate Lc7/37 chromosome 3, ASM2204524v1, whole genome shotgun sequence genome and harbors:
- the LOC111685994 gene encoding nuclear nucleic acid-binding protein C1D; this translates as MSTSRDYAELRNDEKFIKCVENFDNSMDKIEASILTAVGLKDFEELSTEEKVKLDNYLAYSINSLYWMYVKLQGQDPNEHGIKNELSRVRQTILRDKQIYERNTIRPVLDKAAAGRFIKHGIHTRFDKDEERIQNEN